The proteins below are encoded in one region of Halalkalicoccus jeotgali B3:
- a CDS encoding DUF7547 family protein produces MTDEDDLEERVDDLQRTLEELRREIEPRPPRGPGGLPRPPTPGELIRFADQQAIPTAIAVLEANVRALELLQGALRLADTGRAAGEEVERTRRRAADASRRSLDRLDRVLDDLQEATRGDTLPENGDARDILQEARDLREEIADRIGEAERDRERARDVERENGTQVDSTADGGVEIDVEDELDSIRAEMEDDEDADEKSDEDGDEEN; encoded by the coding sequence ATGACAGATGAGGACGACCTGGAGGAGCGCGTCGACGATCTCCAGCGCACCTTGGAGGAACTTCGCCGGGAGATCGAACCGCGACCGCCCCGCGGTCCCGGCGGGCTGCCCCGACCGCCGACGCCCGGCGAGTTGATCCGGTTTGCTGATCAGCAGGCGATTCCCACGGCTATCGCGGTGTTGGAGGCGAACGTCCGCGCACTCGAACTCCTACAGGGGGCGCTTCGGCTTGCGGACACCGGTCGGGCCGCGGGCGAGGAGGTAGAGCGCACCCGACGACGCGCTGCGGACGCCAGCCGCCGGAGCCTCGATCGACTCGACCGGGTCCTCGACGATCTGCAGGAGGCGACGCGGGGCGATACGCTCCCAGAAAACGGCGACGCCCGCGACATCCTGCAGGAAGCCCGCGACCTGCGCGAGGAGATCGCAGATCGCATCGGCGAGGCCGAGCGCGACCGCGAGCGCGCTCGCGATGTCGAGCGTGAGAACGGTACGCAAGTCGATTCGACCGCCGACGGCGGCGTCGAGATCGACGTCGAGGACGAACTCGATTCGATCCGCGCGGAGATGGAGGACGACGAGGACGCTGACGAGAAATCGGACGAGGACGGAGACGAGGAGAACTGA
- a CDS encoding OB-fold domain-containing protein: MSMNAIKYDDGTISYPAHPRGLEGGEPVEEIDLTERTATVVTWTTSTATPPGVRQPNHLAIVEFDIDGQAVRVLGQLTTGEIEIGDEVRPTYVEELREPGAGMREPESQDWDGYRFEPTG, encoded by the coding sequence ATGAGCATGAACGCGATCAAGTACGACGACGGCACGATCAGCTACCCCGCCCATCCCCGTGGACTGGAGGGCGGCGAACCGGTCGAGGAGATCGACCTCACGGAACGAACCGCGACCGTGGTGACGTGGACGACCTCGACGGCCACTCCGCCGGGGGTTCGCCAGCCCAACCACCTCGCGATCGTCGAGTTCGATATCGATGGACAGGCCGTGCGCGTCCTCGGGCAGCTCACGACCGGCGAGATCGAGATCGGCGACGAAGTCCGTCCGACCTACGTCGAGGAGCTGCGCGAGCCGGGTGCGGGAATGCGCGAGCCCGAGAGCCAAGACTGGGACGGCTACCGGTTCGAACCCACGGGCTAA
- a CDS encoding thiolase family protein has product MDRVAIIGASMTQFGKREGWLRDLLVEAALDCLDDGEIEAGEIDHLYVSNMASGEFEGQTGVPNMLAHDIGAVPAYTQRVDQTSSSGGAGTYAAWQSVASGASDLTMLVGGEKMTHRSTAEATDVIASITHPYEYKQGVTLPSFAGLTARHYLDKYDAPRESLGKVAVKNHKNGVDNPHAQFQKEVSLEEVLESPIVADPLRLYDFCPITDGSGALLMCPESVAEEYTDDYAVIAGVGGATDTHVVHEREDPTVMGGVVESGKDAYEMADMGPEDIDVAELHDMFTILEFLQSEDLGFFEKGEGWKAVEDGLTEKDGDLPVNTSGGLKSKGHPLGASGVAQIYELYQQVRGEAGARQVDAETGIACNVGGFGNCVITTILEAAR; this is encoded by the coding sequence ATGGACCGCGTAGCGATCATCGGCGCATCGATGACCCAGTTCGGGAAACGGGAGGGCTGGCTCCGCGATCTGCTCGTGGAAGCCGCACTCGACTGTCTCGACGACGGGGAGATCGAAGCGGGCGAGATCGATCACCTGTACGTCTCGAACATGGCCAGCGGCGAGTTCGAGGGCCAGACCGGGGTACCGAACATGCTTGCCCACGACATCGGGGCGGTGCCCGCCTACACCCAGCGGGTGGATCAGACCAGTTCCTCGGGCGGGGCGGGCACCTATGCTGCCTGGCAGTCGGTCGCCAGCGGCGCGAGCGATCTGACAATGCTCGTCGGCGGCGAGAAGATGACCCATCGCTCGACCGCGGAGGCCACCGACGTGATCGCCTCGATCACGCATCCCTACGAGTACAAACAGGGTGTCACCCTCCCGAGCTTTGCGGGGCTGACCGCGCGTCACTACCTCGATAAGTACGACGCGCCCCGCGAGAGTTTGGGGAAGGTCGCGGTGAAGAACCACAAGAACGGCGTCGACAACCCCCACGCCCAGTTCCAGAAGGAGGTGAGTCTAGAGGAGGTGCTCGAATCGCCGATCGTAGCCGACCCCCTCAGGCTCTACGACTTCTGTCCGATCACCGATGGCTCGGGGGCGTTGCTCATGTGCCCCGAATCCGTCGCCGAGGAGTACACCGACGACTACGCCGTGATCGCGGGCGTGGGTGGGGCGACCGACACCCACGTCGTTCACGAGCGCGAGGACCCCACCGTGATGGGTGGGGTCGTCGAGAGCGGAAAGGACGCCTACGAAATGGCCGATATGGGCCCGGAGGACATCGACGTGGCCGAGCTTCACGACATGTTCACGATCCTCGAATTCCTCCAGAGCGAGGATCTTGGCTTCTTCGAGAAGGGTGAGGGCTGGAAGGCCGTCGAGGACGGCCTCACCGAGAAGGACGGCGACCTCCCGGTGAACACGTCCGGCGGGCTGAAATCGAAGGGGCATCCACTGGGGGCAAGCGGCGTGGCACAGATCTACGAACTCTACCAGCAGGTCCGTGGCGAAGCCGGCGCGCGCCAGGTCGACGCCGAGACGGGTATCGCCTGCAACGTCGGCGGGTTCGGTAACTGCGTGATCACAACCATCCTGGAGGCAGCACGATGA
- a CDS encoding DoxX family membrane protein, with protein sequence METTTRTTRRIENVPTEDTKSRVAGVAVGLRLLMGWIFLTAGIGKLTGEPFDAAGYLANVDPASPAAGIYGAMAANPVVMDLINVAVPWGQVLIGVGLLVGGLVRLAAFFGTLMMGAFYVGNWDVANGLVNADLVYLVVFLALVVLAAGRYWGLDALLARHEVDGEPAIERYPRLRYLVG encoded by the coding sequence ATGGAAACCACGACACGAACCACGCGGCGGATCGAGAACGTACCGACCGAAGACACGAAATCGAGGGTCGCCGGCGTCGCCGTCGGGCTCCGACTTCTCATGGGCTGGATCTTCCTGACCGCCGGGATCGGGAAACTGACGGGCGAACCGTTCGACGCCGCGGGCTACCTCGCGAACGTCGATCCGGCCAGTCCTGCGGCGGGGATCTACGGCGCGATGGCCGCGAATCCGGTCGTGATGGACCTGATCAACGTCGCGGTTCCGTGGGGACAGGTGCTGATCGGGGTGGGCCTGCTCGTCGGCGGGCTGGTCCGACTGGCCGCGTTCTTCGGCACGCTCATGATGGGGGCGTTCTACGTCGGCAACTGGGACGTCGCAAACGGCCTCGTCAACGCCGATCTGGTCTATCTGGTGGTGTTTCTCGCGCTGGTCGTGCTGGCGGCGGGTCGATACTGGGGACTCGACGCGCTGCTCGCGCGCCACGAGGTCGACGGAGAGCCGGCGATCGAGCGCTACCCCCGGCTGCGCTATCTCGTCGGCTGA
- a CDS encoding beta-ketoacyl-ACP reductase → MKLEDRTCLITGSSRGIGRGIAEELANEGASVAINYRASSGAAEEVVDGINTAGGSAMATQADVTDEAEVEAMHEEIEDRFGSVDILVNNAGINVDTLFSEMTRAEWDRVIEVDLTGAFVCTKEFFDDVANAEEGRLINISSIVGKQGNLGQANYAAAKSGMFGLTRTLALELADSGSTANCVAPGFTATEMVEGIPERVRERIQAEIPLGRFATVEEIACAVSFIASPNASYITGEVLDVNGGMDL, encoded by the coding sequence ATGAAACTTGAAGATCGCACTTGCCTGATCACAGGCTCGTCACGGGGTATCGGTCGCGGCATCGCTGAAGAACTCGCGAACGAGGGTGCGAGCGTCGCGATCAACTACCGGGCGTCGTCGGGTGCGGCAGAGGAGGTCGTCGACGGTATCAATACGGCCGGCGGGTCCGCGATGGCGACCCAGGCCGACGTCACCGACGAGGCGGAAGTCGAGGCGATGCACGAGGAGATCGAAGACCGGTTTGGGTCCGTGGACATCCTCGTCAACAACGCCGGTATCAACGTCGACACCCTCTTCTCGGAGATGACGCGGGCGGAATGGGACCGCGTCATCGAGGTCGACCTGACGGGCGCGTTCGTCTGCACCAAGGAGTTCTTCGACGACGTTGCAAACGCCGAGGAGGGCCGTCTGATCAACATCTCCTCGATCGTCGGCAAGCAGGGCAACCTCGGACAGGCCAACTACGCGGCCGCGAAAAGCGGGATGTTCGGGCTGACGCGGACGCTCGCGCTCGAACTCGCCGACAGCGGTTCGACGGCCAACTGCGTCGCCCCCGGCTTTACCGCGACGGAGATGGTCGAGGGGATCCCCGAGCGGGTGCGAGAACGGATCCAGGCAGAGATCCCGCTGGGGCGTTTCGCCACCGTCGAGGAGATCGCCTGTGCGGTGTCGTTTATCGCCAGCCCGAACGCCTCGTACATCACCGGCGAGGTACTCGACGTCAACGGTGGAATGGACTTATAG
- the phaC gene encoding class III poly(R)-hydroxyalkanoic acid synthase subunit PhaC: MTSNPFTLGFDLYRQSWEQATETIEKNTDAPEQLERMAEVEVGGTPSEVVYEENKLELLHYESQTDEQHDVPILIAYALINKPYILDLQPDRSVIRTLLENGFDVYMIDWNEPSTMDASLTLEDYVDRYIDNCVDVVCERSGQESINLLGYCMGGTMSVMYAALHPEKVRNLGLMAAGLCFTGTGGVLEQWGDEEYYSPEAVTDAFGNVPADFLDIGFAVMDPVQNFLTKYVQLYDNIENEEFVENFARMERWIGDGIDVAGKTYEQFLTDIYQENKLAENELYLGEKHIDLSKVDMPILQIMGEYDHLIPPEASKPFNDLVASDDTTTMEFPTGHIGLSVSSKSHAELWPSVCEWYAERSTVEDDEPDTEAESVTEPEEPDAALAEDVAGDETGTDEEHTVETAAAESENGAEGDDEDDENDEDTLESISGIGPSYADRLREAGIESIADLEAADPADLAERTDLSTERVRDWVEAAADR, encoded by the coding sequence ATGACGTCGAACCCGTTCACGCTGGGATTCGATCTCTACCGTCAGAGCTGGGAGCAGGCGACCGAAACCATCGAGAAGAACACTGACGCGCCCGAACAGCTCGAACGGATGGCCGAAGTCGAGGTCGGAGGGACCCCGAGCGAGGTCGTCTACGAGGAGAACAAGCTCGAACTCCTCCATTACGAGTCCCAGACCGACGAACAACACGACGTCCCGATCCTTATCGCCTATGCGCTGATCAACAAGCCGTATATACTCGACCTCCAGCCGGATCGCAGCGTCATCCGCACCCTTCTCGAGAACGGCTTTGACGTGTATATGATCGACTGGAACGAGCCCTCGACGATGGACGCGAGCCTCACCCTCGAGGACTACGTCGATCGCTACATCGACAACTGCGTCGACGTGGTGTGTGAACGCTCCGGGCAGGAGTCGATCAACCTCCTCGGCTACTGTATGGGCGGGACGATGAGCGTCATGTACGCCGCGCTCCACCCGGAGAAAGTCAGAAACCTCGGGCTGATGGCCGCCGGGCTCTGTTTCACGGGTACGGGTGGTGTCCTCGAACAGTGGGGCGACGAGGAGTACTACTCGCCCGAGGCCGTCACCGACGCCTTCGGGAACGTTCCGGCCGATTTCCTCGACATCGGCTTTGCGGTGATGGATCCCGTCCAGAACTTCCTCACGAAGTACGTCCAGCTCTACGACAACATCGAAAACGAGGAGTTCGTCGAGAACTTCGCGCGCATGGAGCGGTGGATCGGCGACGGGATCGACGTCGCGGGCAAGACCTACGAGCAGTTCCTCACCGATATCTATCAGGAGAACAAGCTCGCCGAAAACGAGCTGTATCTCGGTGAGAAACACATCGATCTCTCGAAGGTCGATATGCCGATCCTGCAGATCATGGGCGAGTACGACCACCTGATCCCACCGGAGGCCAGCAAACCGTTCAACGACCTGGTCGCGAGCGACGACACGACCACCATGGAGTTCCCGACGGGCCACATCGGCCTCTCGGTCTCCTCGAAATCCCATGCCGAACTCTGGCCGAGCGTCTGTGAGTGGTACGCCGAGCGCTCGACGGTCGAGGACGACGAGCCCGATACCGAGGCCGAATCCGTCACCGAACCCGAAGAGCCCGACGCCGCACTCGCGGAGGACGTCGCGGGCGACGAGACGGGCACCGACGAGGAGCACACCGTCGAGACGGCGGCGGCCGAAAGCGAAAACGGGGCCGAGGGAGACGACGAGGACGACGAAAACGACGAAGACACCCTCGAATCGATCTCGGGAATCGGCCCGTCGTACGCCGACCGACTTCGCGAGGCGGGCATCGAGTCCATCGCGGACCTCGAAGCGGCCGACCCGGCCGATCTCGCCGAGCGAACGGACCTCTCGACCGAGCGGGTGCGCGACTGGGTCGAGGCCGCGGCCGACCGGTAG
- a CDS encoding poly(R)-hydroxyalkanoic acid synthase subunit PhaE: MTEMNTPMAGAEQWNEFMQSMNDQFARSLEQNVEAQASFVESWVEAVEETTDPEQFEEGAEGYANAYATWMDASQRAYERSMDLVSGEEVATEEFRDIWLNAANEAFKDVTDTTAFAAATGQTVEEALDYRQEIDEMADETLHNLGFATKSDVQEVGERLIELERRQHAVENKLDTVIEHLEDEE, from the coding sequence ATGACAGAGATGAACACGCCGATGGCCGGTGCCGAGCAGTGGAACGAGTTTATGCAGTCGATGAACGATCAGTTCGCCCGATCGCTCGAACAGAACGTCGAGGCCCAGGCCTCGTTCGTCGAATCGTGGGTCGAGGCCGTCGAGGAGACGACCGACCCCGAGCAGTTCGAGGAGGGCGCGGAGGGCTACGCGAACGCGTACGCGACGTGGATGGACGCCTCCCAGCGGGCCTACGAGCGCTCGATGGATCTGGTCTCGGGCGAGGAGGTCGCCACCGAGGAGTTCCGCGACATCTGGCTCAACGCCGCCAACGAGGCGTTCAAGGACGTCACCGACACCACGGCCTTCGCCGCGGCCACCGGACAGACCGTCGAGGAAGCCCTCGACTACCGCCAAGAGATCGACGAGATGGCCGACGAGACCCTGCACAACCTCGGATTCGCGACCAAAAGCGACGTCCAGGAGGTCGGTGAGCGCCTGATCGAACTCGAACGCCGCCAGCACGCCGTCGAGAACAAACTCGACACCGTCATCGAGCACCTCGAGGACGAGGAATGA